The genomic DNA CAAGAAATGGAATGCGGCGGTGCTGCCCATCCTGGATTTCTGGAACCCGGAAACAGGCCGCTACCATGCCGAAGTACTGCCGCCGCTCGAGAACTTCCCCGGCGACGATACGCTGGAGGAGGCCACCGCGCGCCTGAACCGGGAACTGGAGGCCTGGGTGCGCCGCTGTCCCAGCCAGTATTACTGGGTGCATCGCCGCTTCAAGACGCGGCCGCCGGGCGAGCCCAAGATCTACTAGCGCGCGTTCGGACATGCGCCGTGCGGCGGCGCGGTTTTCAGGGCCAGAATGGGCGATAATCCTCCCATGAACTGGAATTTCACCAAAATGCATGGCGCGGGCAACGATTTCGTCGTCCTGGACGGTGTCCGCCAGGCCATCGAAATGACGCCCGAGCGCGCCCGCGCCCTCGGCGACCGCCATTTCGGCATCGGCGCCGACCAGATCCTGCTGGTCGAACGCGCCACCCGGCCCGATGCCGACTTCCGCTACCGCATCTTCAATGCCGACGGCAGCGAGGTCGAGCATTGCGGCAATGGCGCCCGCTGTTTCGTGCGCTTCGTGCATGAACAAGGCCTGTCCGACCGTAACCCGCTGCGCGCCGAAATCGCCACCGGCATCCTGGTGCTGGACGAAGGCGACGACGAACAGGTCACCGTCGACATGGGCAGCACCCGTTTCGACCCGGCCGTGTTGCCGTTCGACACCACCGGCCTGGCCTCGCGCACCGAAGGCCAGGACACGCTCTGGCAGCTGGAGCTCGACGTGCCCGCCGGCCTGCCGCGCAGCGTGGCCCTGTCGGCCGTGGCCATTTCCAATCCGCACGCCGTGCAGGTGGTGGACAACGTCGACACCGCGCCCGTCGCCATCGTCGGCCCGCTGATCGAAAACCATCCTCGCTTCGCCCGCCGCGTCAACGCCGGCTTCATGCAGATCGTCGATCGCCACAGCATCCGCCTGCGCGTGCATGAGCGCGGCGCCGGCGAGACGCTGGCCTGCGGCACCGGCGCCTGCGCCGCCGTCGCTGCCGGCATCCGCCGCGGTCTGCTCGACTCCCCGGTGCGCGTGCAGACGCGCGGCGGCGTGCTGACCATCGCCTGGAATGGCGAACAACTGCGCTTGACCGGCCCTGCCGAATCCGTCTTCACGGGCCAGGTCGATATCGACAAGCTCGTCTTCTCCATGGCGCTGAACCGCTGACCCCATGACCGATACCGCTTTCACCGCCCAGGACATCGCCGCTTTCCTGCAGGAACATCCCGGCTTCTTCGACGAGCACGCCGACGTCTTCGCCACGCTGCAGGTGCCGCATCCGCACGGCTCGCGCGCCATCTCGCTGGGCGAACGCCAGATCCTCACGCTGCGCGAACGCAACCGCGAACTCGAATGGCGCCTGAACGAACTGGTGCGCAACGCCACCGCCAACGAAACCATCGGCAGCCACATCTCCAAATGGTGCTGCCGACTGTTGTCGGAACCGGATCCGCAGCTGGTGCCTGGCGAGATCGCCCTGGGGCTGGCCGAACAGTTCGAACTGAACCACGTGGCGCTGCGCCTGTGGAACCTGCCCGACCTGCCCGAAACCGGCTACGGTGAACCCGTCAGCCAGGACGTGCGCACCTTCACCGACAGCCTGAAGGCGCCGTACTGCGGCACCGACACGGCCTTCGAGGCGGTCGCCTGGCTGGACGCCAAGCCCAAGTCGCTGGCGCTGGTGCCCCTGCGCCTGGAGGCCGAAGGCGCCAGCGTGGGCCTGTTGGTGCTGGGTTCGGACGACGCCGAGCGTTTCACGCCCGACATGGGCACCGCGTTCCTTGAGTCCATCGGCCAGTTGGCCTCGGCCGCGCTGCACCGGTTGAACCCGGCCGCCCCCAAGGCGTGATCCAGCCATGAGCGCGGGAGCCCCGGAACACGCCATGCAGGACCCGGCGCCGGACGCTCCCCTGCCCGATCCGATGGCCGCATGGCTGCGCCATCTGGAAAGCAACCGCCGCTATTCCCCCCACACGCTGGACGGCTACCGGCGCGAGCTGGGTTTCCTGATTGAACTGGCCGAACGCGCCAAACTGCCCCTCGAGCGGCTCGGCAACGGCCATATCCGCCACTTCGTCGCGCGGCTGCATGCCCAGGGCCGCGGCCCGCGCAGCCTGGCCCGCACGCTGGCGGCCTGGCGCGGCTTCTACCAGTGGTGGGCGCCCGCCATCGGCCTGGCCGGCAATCCGGTCGCCGGCGTGCGCGCGCCGAAGGCGCCGCGCAGCCTGCCCAAGGCCCTGTCGGTGGAACAGACGCAGGCCCTGCTGGACCGCGCACCTGCCAAAGTGGCGACCGAACCGGCCGCGCTGCGCGACCAGGCCATGTTCGAATTGTTGTATTCCAGCGGCTTGCGCCTGTCGGAACTGGTCGGGCTCGACCTGCGCTACGCGCGCTCGGCCGACTATGAATCGCGCGGCTGGCTCAATCTGGATGAAGCGGAAGTGATCGTGCTGGGCAAAGGCGGCAAGCGCCGCTCCGTACCCGTGGGCCAGGCGGCCGTGGCGGCGCTGCAACGCTGGATCGAAGCCCGGCCGCAACTGGCCCCGCCCGCCGCATCGCCGTCAGATGCCGCCGCGCTGTTCCTGGGCGCGCGCGGACGCCGCATCTCGCCGCGCGTGGTGCAACTGCAATTGGCGCACGTCGCGCAGGCTGCGGGCCTGCCGACCCACGTGCATCCGCACGTGCTGCGCCACAGCTTCGCCAGCCATGTGCTGCAATCGGCGCAGGATCTGCGCGCCGTGCAGGAAATGCTCGGCCACGCCAATATCTCCACGACCCAGATCTATACCCGGCTGGATTTCCAACACCTGGCGCGCGCCTACGACCAGGCGCATCCACGCGCCGGCCGCAAATCCTGAGCACCGGGCGCGCTCATCCGCCGCCGGCCAGCATGCCACCCAACAGCAACACGCCCAATGCCAGCACGGCCAGGGCGGCCAACGCTTCCACGCCGTAGCGCAACCGCGCCGCCGCCACGCCCGACAGGCGGGATCCCAGTGTCGTGGCGGCGCCGCCGGCCGCGACCGCCAGGCAGGCCAGCGCGGCCACGGTCAGGCCGGTGCCCAGCCCCATCGCCAGCGCCGACGCCATCCCCGCCAGGAAGAATCCCTGGGACAACGCGAACACCAGCACGATCAACGCGCCGCTGCAGGGCCGCAGGCCCACCGCGAAGATCGCGGACCAGGCGCGACGCCAATTCAACGGCCCCGCCACCTGGTCGGGCGGCGGCACATGCGCGTGGCCGCAGCCGCAATCGTCGTGATGCGCATGGCCATGGGCATGGTCATGCGGTTGGGCAGGTGCCGCCGCATCCCCATGCGGCGCCGAGGCCCGTACGGCGATGGCTCGCAAGGCCGGGGCGGACGCCACGGGTGTCGGCGCTGCGACCGTGGCCATTGTCGCGGCCCGCCGACGGCGCAACAACGGCCGGATCGCCTTGATCCAGACCAGCCAGGCCCCCAGCAACGTCACCAACGCATACGATGCCAGCTCCAGCCAACGCGTCGCCTGATTCATCACCGCCGCCGTGGCGTTGAACACCAACGCCAGCGCCGCCACCATCGCGATGGCCACCAGGGCCTGCACCAACGACGACAGCAACGCCAGCAGCGCGCCATTGCGGGCCGTCTGGCGATTGGCGAGCACATAAGAGGAAATCACCGCTTTGCCGTGTCCCGGCCCAAGCGCGTGGAACACGCCGTACGCGAAAGACAGGCCGATCAGCGTCCAGGCAGCGCCGCCGTCGGCCTGCCAGGCACGCACGGCGGCAGTGAGCTGGCGATAGAAATGCGTCTGCCATACCGACACCTGGCCGAAAAACGCGGACAACCAACCGGGACCGCCCGCGAGCCCCGCGCCGCTTTCCGGCACGCCGAAAGGATGGGCGCCTTGCGCCGCGGCCATGCCGGTCCAGGCCAGCGCGCCCAGGGCCAGCAGCCACGCGCACGCGGCCGCCGCGATGGGCCGCCCCCGCGTCAGGAGCATTGCACCTCGATGCGGTGCGTCAGCCCCTTGGTGATGGCGAAAAGCTCTTCCGGCAGGGCATCCGGATCGGCCGGGATCGCGGCCAGTTGCTGCATGGTGTTCCAATCCAGTTCCTTGGGCTTGCGGTAAGCCTGCTTGCAGGCCGCCGCGCCGGGTCCGCCCAACGCGACCGCCCCTTTTTCTTCGAAGGCGTACGCCACGAAATAGGTCGGGTCATAGATATCGACCTGGGCGCCAGCGGAGTCCAGCGCGGCAGGCTCGGCCAGCGGCAAGGTGAACGCCAACGCCAATCGACCGGTCTTGGGGTTCCAGGTCACGCGCGCATCGCGCGGCGCGGCGAACACCGCGCTCTTGCCGGCCACGGTGACACGCGTGAAGTAATGCGACACCGGCTCGCCCAGCGCCTTCATCCAATCCTGCGCCATGGTCTTCAAGGTGTCGTCGGGCACGGCGCCGCCCTTGCCCTTCTTGAGACCCTGGGTGGCATAGGCGCCGAACATTTCGTCGAACAGCCAGACCTGCCTCACGGCCGTGACCCGATGTTGCTCGTCCAGGTCGATCACGGCGCGGGCATCGATCCACATGTGCGGATGGGCGCCGGCGGTGCTGGCCGCCAGTGCGCCCGTGACAGCGATCAGGGCCGCAATGCGGCGGTGAGCTGACGTACGTTCCATTCAAACATTTCCAGGTAGGTGGCGCCGGGCTGTCCGGGCTTGGACAGCGCATCGGAATACAGCGTACCACCCACCTTGGCGCCCGTTTCACGCGCGATCTGCTGCACCAGGCGGGGGCTGGTGATGTTCTCGACGAACACCGCCGGCACCTTGTCGCGCTTGACCTGCTCGATGATGCGCGCCACGTCGCCGGCGGACGGTTCGGCCGCGGTCGATACGCCCATTGCCGCAATGAAATCCACGCCATACGCATCGCCGAAATAGCCAAAGGCATCGTGCGAAGTGACTACCTTGCGGCGTTCGGCCGGGATCGCGGCGAAGGCCTTGCGCGCGGCGGTATCGGCGGCCTGAAGGCGGGCGATGTAGGCATCGGCGCGCTTGCGATAGGCGTCGGCGTGGGCGGGATCGGCGGCGGCCAGGCCCGCGGCCACATTGCGCGCATAGGTCACGCCATTGGCCAGGTTCTGCCAGGCGTGCGGGTCTGCGTCGCCATGATGGTGATGGCCCTCGCCAGCGCCATGGTCATGGTCATGGTCATGGTCCTTGTCGCCATGGCCGTGATCGTGCTTGCCATGCTCATGGCCGGCGAACTTGCGCGGCGTCACTCCCTTGGAGGCGACGACGGTCGGACCCGTGAAGCCCGCGGCCTTCACCAGCCGCGGCAACCACGCTTCGAAGTCCAGGCCGTTGACGAACAGTATCCTGGCAGCCGCCAGTTTCTTGGCATCGCCTGGCGTTGGCTCGTATTCATGGGCGTCGCCGTCCGGGCCCACCAGCGTGCCCAGCTTGATATCGTCGCCGCCCACCTCGCGCACGATGTCGCCCAGGATCGAAAAGCTTGCCACGACCGGCAGCGGTTCGGCGGCATGCGCCGCGCCGAAGGCCGTGGACAGCCACAGGCCGGCGGCGGCCAGCAAGGCGCGGCGGCGCGGGAACGCCGGCAGAATGGAACGCATAGCGAATCTCCTTGAGGGTTCAGGCCCGGCGCGATGCGCGCGACGCCCGCAGCAGCCCGCCATACGGGCCGCAGACGATGGAAAACAGATAGCAACCGCCGGCCGCCAGGATGATCGCGGGCGAGGCCGGCACGTTGAAGTGATACGACACCAGCAGGCCCGTCACCGAAGCGGCCACGCCAACGCCGCCGGCCAGCGGGATCTGGCCGGCAGCCGAACGCATCCAGAAGCGGGCGGCCGCGGCCGGCAGCATCATGATGCCGACCACCATCAGCGTGCCGAGCACCTGGAAGCCGGCCACCAGGTTCACCACCACCAGCACCAGAAAGCCCATGTGGACCCAGCCGCCCTGGCCGCCGCTGGCGCGCAGGAAGCCCGGATCGAGACATTCCGCCACCAGCATGCGATAAAGCGCGGCCAATGCCAGCAGCGTGATGCTGGCCGTTGCCGTCACCAGCAGCAGCGCCGCGTCGTCCAGCCCCAGCACGGTGCCGAACAGCACGTGCAGCAGATCCATGTTCGACCCGCGCAGCGACACCAGCAGCACCCCCAGGCCCAGCGATATCAGGTAGAAGGCGGCGAAGCTGGCGTCTTCCCGCAGCGGCGTCAGGCGCGCGACCAGGCCGGCCAGGAGCGCCACGGCCAGCCCGGTGGCGATGCCGCCCAGCATCATCGCGCCCAACGACAGGCCGGCCAGCAGGAAGCCCGCCGCCACGCCCGGCAGGATCGCGTGCGACATGGCATCCCCCATCAGGCTCATGCGCCGCAGCACCAGGAAGACGCCCAGCGGCGCGGCCCCCAGGGACAGGGCGCTGGCGCCGGCCAGCGCGCGCCGCATGAAGCCGTAGTCGAGAAAGGGGCCGATCAACCATTGCGACACGCTCATGCGAAGGCCCTCGCGTGCCATTGGCGCGCCGTCTTCAGATTCGCCTCGGTCAACGTCTCGGCGGTATCGCCCCACGCCACCACCGAACCGGACAGCAGCAGGCACTGTGGAAAGTGGTCACGCACCAGGTCCATGTCGTGCAGCACCGCGATCACCGTACGCCCCTGGCCGTGCAGGCCGCAGAGCAACGCCATCAGCTCATCGGCGGTATGGCTGTCGACAGCGGTAAAGGGTTCGTCGAGCAGCAACACCGGCGCATCCTGCACCAGCATGCGCGCGAACAGCGTGCGCTGCAGCTGTCCGCCGGACAGCGTATCGATCCCCCGGCCAGCCATGTCGGCCAGGCCAACGGTTTGCAACGCCTGCATGCAGCGGTCGATCTCTTCGCCGCCATAGCGCCGCCAACCGCCGACCCGGCGCCAGGCTCCCATCGCGACCAGGTCCAGCACCGTCACGGGAAAGGAGCGATCCAGCTCCGCGGCCTGCGGCAACCACGCCAGTTCGGAACGGCCGACGCCGCCGACGCTGACCCTGCCGGACAGGGGCCGCAATACGCCCATGATGCCTTTGATCAAGGTGGATTTGCCGGCCCCGTTCGGACCGACCACGGCGGTCATCGCGCCCGCCTCGAAGCGGCCCGACACGCCGCGCAAGGCGGCATGGCCATGCCAACCGAAGGAGGCGTTGCACAACTCGATGGCCACCGGCGCAACGCTCATCGCGCCCACCAGTCCAGCGCCCAGCCGGTCAACGCCCACAACGCCGCCGCCGCGGCCAGCGCGGCAGCCATGCGGCGCCAGGCGGAGGCGAGGAAAGCGGAGCGCAAGGAGGCGCCCGGACCCGGCGCGGCGCCGGACCGCGGGGGCAAAAGCGAAAAATGGGACATGACGAAGAGAAACAGCGGAATATTATTATGTTATATCATAACTACACCCGCTTGAATGGGAGGGTTTCGCCCGCACCTGGAGGTTTTCTGCTACCTTCCAGGCATCTCGCGCGCTCGCGCGCGTTCCCTTTCCAGATGAAACCCGCCATGCCCGCTCCGCCCCGCTCTCCCCGCAGCGACACCGTAGGCGCCCAACTCAGCGTCGCCGAGGCGCTGTGCGAACAACGCGGCCGCCGCCTGACCCCCATCCGCCGCAAGGTGTTGGAACTGCTGCTGCGCCATGGCCGCAGCCTGAAAGCCTACGAGTTGCTCGACGCCATGCGTGAAGTGCATCCGGGCGCCGCGCCCCCGACGGTGTACCGCGCCCTCGACTTCCTGATGGACGAAGGTCTGATCCACCGACTGGACGCCGTCAACGCGTGGAGCGCCTGCCACGACGCTGGCGGCGCTCCCCACGATCTGCTGGTGGTCTGTACCAGTTGTGGCGCGGTGGCCGAGGTGTCCGATCCCGCCATGAGCCGGCAATTGGCCGAGCGCGTTGCCCAGACCGGCTACACGCTGGCCACCCACGAGACCGAAATCCGCGCGCTGTGCCCGCAGTGCCAGAAGCAGCAACCCGCCGATGGCGGGCACCATCACCATCATCATTGAAGGCATCGGGCACGGCCGCCGGCGCCCGACGGGCTCGCCGGTCGCCCGTCCCATCGGGCGCGCCTCGATCCGGCCCTTGAAATCCGGAAAAGCGCCCCAAAATAGTGATATCGCCCGATACTTGACGGCGTACAGCCGCGATCTGGGCGGCTACGCCCCCGGGTTGGCCCGGGGTTTGCCCCCCGCCCCCGACTGTGCTGTAATCCTGCGTCCGGCCGCTAACGGCGGCCCTCGCAGCCTGTGGCAGTAACATCGGTCGAGCGATGTCTGGCAGGCAATCGGCACCCGCTGCCGCCCGCCAGACCCCAGCGCCTGACCGCCGTGTCTAACCGCCTTTACTTCACGCAAGCAGCTTCGCCATGAACACCCCGCGCAGTTTGGACAAAATGGTTCCCGTCACCATCCTCACCGGCTTTCTCGGTGCGGGCAAGACCACCCTGCTCAAGCGCATCCTGACCGAATTCCACGGCCGCCGCGTCGCCGTCATCGAGAACGAATTCGGGCCGGAAAGCATCGACAACGACCTGCTGGTGCAGGACAGCGACGAGGAAATCATCGAACTGTCCAACGGCTGCGTCTGCTGCACGGTGCGTGGCGACCTGATGCGCACCCTGTCCGACCTGCGCGCCAAGCGCGAGGCCGGCACCCTGAATTTCGAACGCGTCATCCTGGAAACCACGGGCATGGCCAATCCCGGCCCGGTGTGCCAGACGTTCTTCATGGACGACGACATCGCCGAGTACTACCGCCTGGACGCGGTGGTCACGGTGGTCGACGCCAAGCACGGCATGGCGACGCTGGATGAACAGCCCGAAGCCCAGAAGCAGGTTGGCTTCGCGGACCGCATCCTGATCTCCAAGAAGGACCTGGTCAACGACGTCGACTACGAAGCCCTGCGCAACCGCCTGCTGCGCATGAATCCGCGCGCGCCCATCACCGCGGTCAACTTCGGCGACGCCGACCTGAAGTCGATCATCGACATCAGCGGCTTCAACCTGAATTCCATTCTGGACATCGACCCGGACTTCCTGGCCGATGAGCATCCCGATGCCGCCCACAGCCATGCCCACGGGCACGGCCACGATCATGATCACGGCCACGACCACCACGGTCACGACCATGACCACGATCACGACGGCGAATGCGGGGCGCACTGCAATCACGCGCATCATCACCACCCCAAGCACGACGACGAGATCGGCGCCTTCGTGTTCCGCTCCAACAAGCCGTTCGATCCTGCCCGCCTCGAGGAATTCCTGGGCGGCGTGGTGCAGGTCTATGGCCCGGACCTGTTGCGTTACAAGGGCATCCTGTACATGAAGGGCATCAACCGCCGCATGTTGTTCCAGGGTGTGCACATGATGATGGGCGCCGAACCCGGCAAACCGTGGACCGCGGCCGAAAAGCCGTCCACCAAGATGGTCTTCATTGGCCGCAAGCTGCCCCAGGAGATTTTTACCCGGGGCTTGGAGCAGTGCCTGGCGGGGTGATCCCCTTTTTGGATACGTGACGCGGTGCGACGAAGGCAGTACTGTGAGGTACGAATAGCGTAGGCAGCAAGCACACGGACCGGGAAGACAAGCCCGCGCCAGGATCGATTCATAGTGGAGTGTTTTCATGGCTACCAAGGCAGCAACCAAAAAATCAAGCAAGTCGACGAGCGATACGGCGATTGATCTGCCCAGCGAGAAGGAATTGCTGGCCATGCCCGAGTCCGACTATATGAACGAACGCCAGCTGGCGTTCTTCAAGGAACGGCTCAAACA from Achromobacter xylosoxidans includes the following:
- the xerC gene encoding tyrosine recombinase XerC; this translates as MQDPAPDAPLPDPMAAWLRHLESNRRYSPHTLDGYRRELGFLIELAERAKLPLERLGNGHIRHFVARLHAQGRGPRSLARTLAAWRGFYQWWAPAIGLAGNPVAGVRAPKAPRSLPKALSVEQTQALLDRAPAKVATEPAALRDQAMFELLYSSGLRLSELVGLDLRYARSADYESRGWLNLDEAEVIVLGKGGKRRSVPVGQAAVAALQRWIEARPQLAPPAASPSDAAALFLGARGRRISPRVVQLQLAHVAQAAGLPTHVHPHVLRHSFASHVLQSAQDLRAVQEMLGHANISTTQIYTRLDFQHLARAYDQAHPRAGRKS
- a CDS encoding nickel/cobalt transporter, whose product is MLLTRGRPIAAAACAWLLALGALAWTGMAAAQGAHPFGVPESGAGLAGGPGWLSAFFGQVSVWQTHFYRQLTAAVRAWQADGGAAWTLIGLSFAYGVFHALGPGHGKAVISSYVLANRQTARNGALLALLSSLVQALVAIAMVAALALVFNATAAVMNQATRWLELASYALVTLLGAWLVWIKAIRPLLRRRRAATMATVAAPTPVASAPALRAIAVRASAPHGDAAAPAQPHDHAHGHAHHDDCGCGHAHVPPPDQVAGPLNWRRAWSAIFAVGLRPCSGALIVLVFALSQGFFLAGMASALAMGLGTGLTVAALACLAVAAGGAATTLGSRLSGVAAARLRYGVEALAALAVLALGVLLLGGMLAGGG
- a CDS encoding metal ABC transporter substrate-binding protein: MRSILPAFPRRRALLAAAGLWLSTAFGAAHAAEPLPVVASFSILGDIVREVGGDDIKLGTLVGPDGDAHEYEPTPGDAKKLAAARILFVNGLDFEAWLPRLVKAAGFTGPTVVASKGVTPRKFAGHEHGKHDHGHGDKDHDHDHDHGAGEGHHHHGDADPHAWQNLANGVTYARNVAAGLAAADPAHADAYRKRADAYIARLQAADTAARKAFAAIPAERRKVVTSHDAFGYFGDAYGVDFIAAMGVSTAAEPSAGDVARIIEQVKRDKVPAVFVENITSPRLVQQIARETGAKVGGTLYSDALSKPGQPGATYLEMFEWNVRQLTAALRP
- a CDS encoding metal ABC transporter permease — translated: MSVSQWLIGPFLDYGFMRRALAGASALSLGAAPLGVFLVLRRMSLMGDAMSHAILPGVAAGFLLAGLSLGAMMLGGIATGLAVALLAGLVARLTPLREDASFAAFYLISLGLGVLLVSLRGSNMDLLHVLFGTVLGLDDAALLLVTATASITLLALAALYRMLVAECLDPGFLRASGGQGGWVHMGFLVLVVVNLVAGFQVLGTLMVVGIMMLPAAAARFWMRSAAGQIPLAGGVGVAASVTGLLVSYHFNVPASPAIILAAGGCYLFSIVCGPYGGLLRASRASRRA
- a CDS encoding DUF1007 family protein translates to MWIDARAVIDLDEQHRVTAVRQVWLFDEMFGAYATQGLKKGKGGAVPDDTLKTMAQDWMKALGEPVSHYFTRVTVAGKSAVFAAPRDARVTWNPKTGRLALAFTLPLAEPAALDSAGAQVDIYDPTYFVAYAFEEKGAVALGGPGAAACKQAYRKPKELDWNTMQQLAAIPADPDALPEELFAITKGLTHRIEVQCS
- a CDS encoding Fur family transcriptional regulator; its protein translation is MPAPPRSPRSDTVGAQLSVAEALCEQRGRRLTPIRRKVLELLLRHGRSLKAYELLDAMREVHPGAAPPTVYRALDFLMDEGLIHRLDAVNAWSACHDAGGAPHDLLVVCTSCGAVAEVSDPAMSRQLAERVAQTGYTLATHETEIRALCPQCQKQQPADGGHHHHHH
- a CDS encoding DUF484 family protein, with translation MTDTAFTAQDIAAFLQEHPGFFDEHADVFATLQVPHPHGSRAISLGERQILTLRERNRELEWRLNELVRNATANETIGSHISKWCCRLLSEPDPQLVPGEIALGLAEQFELNHVALRLWNLPDLPETGYGEPVSQDVRTFTDSLKAPYCGTDTAFEAVAWLDAKPKSLALVPLRLEAEGASVGLLVLGSDDAERFTPDMGTAFLESIGQLASAALHRLNPAAPKA
- a CDS encoding CobW family GTP-binding protein; protein product: MNTPRSLDKMVPVTILTGFLGAGKTTLLKRILTEFHGRRVAVIENEFGPESIDNDLLVQDSDEEIIELSNGCVCCTVRGDLMRTLSDLRAKREAGTLNFERVILETTGMANPGPVCQTFFMDDDIAEYYRLDAVVTVVDAKHGMATLDEQPEAQKQVGFADRILISKKDLVNDVDYEALRNRLLRMNPRAPITAVNFGDADLKSIIDISGFNLNSILDIDPDFLADEHPDAAHSHAHGHGHDHDHGHDHHGHDHDHDHDGECGAHCNHAHHHHPKHDDEIGAFVFRSNKPFDPARLEEFLGGVVQVYGPDLLRYKGILYMKGINRRMLFQGVHMMMGAEPGKPWTAAEKPSTKMVFIGRKLPQEIFTRGLEQCLAG
- the dapF gene encoding diaminopimelate epimerase, encoding MGDNPPMNWNFTKMHGAGNDFVVLDGVRQAIEMTPERARALGDRHFGIGADQILLVERATRPDADFRYRIFNADGSEVEHCGNGARCFVRFVHEQGLSDRNPLRAEIATGILVLDEGDDEQVTVDMGSTRFDPAVLPFDTTGLASRTEGQDTLWQLELDVPAGLPRSVALSAVAISNPHAVQVVDNVDTAPVAIVGPLIENHPRFARRVNAGFMQIVDRHSIRLRVHERGAGETLACGTGACAAVAAGIRRGLLDSPVRVQTRGGVLTIAWNGEQLRLTGPAESVFTGQVDIDKLVFSMALNR
- a CDS encoding metal ABC transporter ATP-binding protein gives rise to the protein MSVAPVAIELCNASFGWHGHAALRGVSGRFEAGAMTAVVGPNGAGKSTLIKGIMGVLRPLSGRVSVGGVGRSELAWLPQAAELDRSFPVTVLDLVAMGAWRRVGGWRRYGGEEIDRCMQALQTVGLADMAGRGIDTLSGGQLQRTLFARMLVQDAPVLLLDEPFTAVDSHTADELMALLCGLHGQGRTVIAVLHDMDLVRDHFPQCLLLSGSVVAWGDTAETLTEANLKTARQWHARAFA